In Candidatus Bathyarchaeum sp., a single genomic region encodes these proteins:
- a CDS encoding iron ABC transporter permease yields MSSNQTAKDNNKEKELPNYSKYIGRKVLFLVVFAVILVAFILIATSIGSVSLPISEVINQILNQKGIVWSIRLPRVLVGVVAGAMLAVAGTVMQCILKNPLCEPYTLGISQAASFGASFAIVILGAGATFAHTGDAVVVYNQYTVTLTAFCFALLSTGVVIILTRLTKVAPESIVLAGVVMGSIFGAGRTAMQYFADEVQLSSIVYWMFGDLSRVIWDNLFLICAISLPVLIYFIYNRWTYNAIDAGIDTANSLGVNVDRHITVGLILCSVIASVIVSMMGVIGFVGLLAPHMVRRVIGSDHRFLIPASTLVGALTLLISDTLARTIVSPLVLPVGIITSFFGGPLFLFILIRGYRK; encoded by the coding sequence ATGTCCAGTAATCAAACAGCAAAGGACAATAACAAAGAAAAGGAGTTGCCTAATTACAGCAAATATATTGGAAGAAAAGTCCTTTTTTTGGTAGTTTTTGCTGTTATTTTAGTTGCCTTTATTCTAATTGCTACATCTATTGGATCTGTTAGTTTGCCTATTTCTGAGGTTATCAATCAGATACTTAACCAGAAAGGAATAGTTTGGAGCATTAGATTACCCCGTGTTTTAGTTGGCGTAGTTGCTGGAGCAATGCTAGCAGTTGCTGGCACAGTCATGCAATGCATACTCAAAAATCCCTTATGTGAACCCTACACCCTTGGGATTAGTCAAGCAGCATCCTTTGGAGCGTCGTTTGCAATTGTAATTTTGGGTGCGGGGGCAACTTTTGCACATACAGGAGATGCAGTTGTGGTTTACAATCAATATACCGTGACGTTGACTGCGTTTTGTTTTGCGTTACTTTCAACAGGTGTTGTAATTATCTTAACGCGTCTAACTAAGGTCGCTCCTGAATCAATAGTTCTTGCGGGAGTAGTAATGGGTTCAATTTTTGGTGCAGGACGAACTGCAATGCAGTATTTTGCTGATGAAGTCCAACTCAGCAGTATCGTATACTGGATGTTCGGAGATTTAAGCCGAGTAATTTGGGACAATCTCTTTTTGATTTGTGCTATTTCGTTGCCCGTGTTGATTTATTTCATTTATAATCGGTGGACGTACAATGCTATTGATGCCGGAATAGATACCGCCAACAGTCTTGGCGTTAATGTTGATAGGCACATTACAGTAGGATTAATTCTTTGTTCAGTTATTGCATCCGTTATTGTTTCGATGATGGGTGTTATCGGTTTTGTAGGCTTATTAGCCCCTCACATGGTTCGACGCGTTATTGGTTCAGACCATCGATTTTTGATTCCCGCATCTACTTTGGTGGGCGCATTAACTCTATTAATATCAGACACTTTGGCTCGAACAATTGTTTCTCCATTGGTTCTTCCGGTTGGAATTATCACGTCATTCTTTGGTGGACCACTGTTCCTTTTCATACTAATCAGAGGTTATAGAAAATGA
- a CDS encoding ATP-binding cassette domain-containing protein, protein MDSAIKTFNLTKQYETVLAVDHINFEVKKGEIFGFLGPNGAGKTTTTRMLIGISSPTDGTAQICGYDIKKQSVKAKECMGIVPDVSNVYTDLTAWKNLIFTGKLYDVKKQEREQRAEELLRLFGLFNRRNDLVDGFSKGMQRRLCIAMALMNKSSVLFLDEPTTGLDVQSCLVIRDLIKKLNKDGLTVFVTTHNMEEANQMCDRIAIINKGKIAAIDKPESLKATINKLQAIEVSFDGSKRIELDDLKFENVIEVEKCGDKYRLHTKNVPNTLSQIWKFSSANMLTITSVNTLSPSLEDVFVELTGLTTETEQEFDPNFEPCVEQSRLEK, encoded by the coding sequence ATGGACAGTGCAATAAAAACTTTCAACCTCACAAAACAATATGAAACTGTTTTAGCTGTAGACCATATCAATTTTGAAGTTAAAAAAGGCGAAATTTTTGGATTTTTAGGCCCCAATGGTGCAGGAAAGACAACAACCACCCGTATGTTAATTGGTATATCCAGTCCTACCGACGGAACAGCACAAATTTGTGGATACGACATCAAAAAACAGTCAGTCAAAGCCAAGGAATGCATGGGTATAGTTCCGGACGTGTCTAATGTTTATACAGACTTGACCGCTTGGAAAAACTTGATTTTTACTGGAAAATTGTATGACGTTAAAAAACAAGAACGTGAACAAAGAGCAGAAGAATTACTTCGACTGTTCGGTCTTTTCAATCGAAGAAACGACCTTGTTGATGGATTTTCTAAGGGTATGCAAAGGCGTCTTTGTATTGCAATGGCGTTGATGAACAAGTCTTCTGTTTTGTTTCTTGATGAACCTACCACGGGTCTAGATGTTCAAAGTTGTTTAGTGATACGTGACTTGATTAAAAAACTGAACAAAGATGGACTAACAGTTTTTGTTACAACCCACAACATGGAAGAAGCAAACCAAATGTGCGACCGCATTGCAATTATCAATAAAGGAAAAATTGCAGCTATAGACAAACCCGAAAGCCTGAAGGCGACAATCAACAAACTGCAAGCAATAGAAGTCTCATTTGATGGTTCAAAAAGAATTGAACTTGATGACCTTAAGTTTGAAAACGTGATCGAAGTAGAAAAGTGTGGCGATAAATACCGTTTGCATACCAAGAACGTTCCAAATACTTTGTCGCAAATTTGGAAGTTTTCTTCAGCAAATATGTTGACCATTACCTCTGTGAATACCTTAAGCCCCAGTCTTGAAGATGTTTTTGTTGAACTTACTGGACTAACTACTGAAACAGAACAAGAATTTGACCCAAATTTTGAACCTTGTGTTGAACAGTCGAGGTTAGAAAAATGA
- a CDS encoding ABC transporter ATP-binding protein — MKLRIRDLEFSYKHGREVLKNIEMSIETNEILTILGPNGVGKTTLLRCINRLLDPQKGIIDVDGEDIQKMTKVNIAKRIGYVPQRAEVPHITVFDSMLLGRKPHITWDVSKKDIEITKDTIVRLGLAEHCLKYITEISGGELQKVQIGRALIQEPKIMLLDEPTSSLDLCNQHKIMSVLVNIVKNNDLSAIMTMHDINLSLRYSDKFLLIKDGEIFAAGGHEIITSENIEAVYGLPVEVTNHNGKPVIIAC; from the coding sequence ATGAAATTACGAATTAGAGACCTTGAATTTTCCTACAAGCACGGAAGAGAAGTTCTAAAAAACATTGAAATGTCTATTGAGACAAACGAAATCCTAACAATTTTAGGACCTAACGGTGTAGGCAAAACTACCTTACTTCGTTGCATTAACCGTTTGCTAGACCCCCAAAAAGGCATCATCGACGTTGACGGCGAAGACATCCAAAAAATGACTAAGGTTAACATAGCAAAAAGAATCGGTTATGTCCCTCAACGAGCTGAAGTTCCCCATATTACAGTTTTTGACTCTATGCTTCTTGGAAGAAAACCCCACATTACATGGGATGTTTCAAAAAAAGACATTGAAATTACAAAAGACACCATAGTCCGCTTGGGTTTAGCGGAGCATTGTTTAAAATACATCACTGAAATAAGCGGTGGTGAACTACAAAAAGTCCAGATCGGTCGCGCATTAATCCAAGAACCAAAAATTATGCTACTAGATGAACCAACTAGTAGCCTTGATTTGTGCAATCAACACAAGATAATGTCCGTCCTTGTAAACATCGTGAAAAACAATGACCTTTCCGCAATCATGACCATGCATGATATTAATCTCTCGTTACGTTACTCTGACAAATTTTTGTTAATTAAAGACGGAGAAATTTTTGCTGCTGGCGGTCACGAAATAATCACTTCAGAAAACATAGAGGCAGTCTACGGGCTACCCGTCGAAGTAACAAACCACAACGGCAAACCGGTCATAATCGCTTGTTAG
- a CDS encoding ABC transporter substrate-binding protein — MDKKILLAVLLVAVIAVSSVAAYTVLSEEPESTDPEPNEPEPNEQEPTEPETQEITDQYGRTLTVPWNIERIIPVNAGTIRTLTYMDASELICAVEDLYTDPASADKRPYDAAHPEYRSLPIVGPSHGGEPELIAAQNPDVVFKCDSEIGNLDALQEQIGIPVIGLNIGTLDSSEDRQLYYEALTLIGQVLHKEDRATELIDYVEQCVSDLDSRTNSIPDSEKPTVYAGGISHRGSHGITSTRAGFTPFELTNSKNVITLDMTDGIPDTVTIDAEIIPGLNPDMIFCDYNGLDLIIEDIQNHMDIYGDLAAIQNNQTYAFWPQSSYAQNNELLLIDCYYIGATIYPDYFADIALSEKANEIFNVFLGQDLFDQMEQNLGDLGYVNIMP; from the coding sequence TTGGACAAAAAAATTTTGTTAGCCGTACTACTTGTTGCAGTAATCGCTGTTTCTTCAGTTGCTGCTTATACTGTACTGTCTGAAGAACCTGAAAGCACCGACCCTGAGCCAAATGAGCCCGAACCAAACGAACAGGAACCAACAGAACCTGAAACTCAGGAAATCACAGATCAGTATGGTCGCACGTTGACTGTTCCTTGGAACATTGAACGAATTATCCCAGTTAACGCAGGAACAATACGTACCCTTACATACATGGATGCGAGCGAGTTAATCTGTGCTGTTGAAGACCTTTACACTGACCCTGCATCTGCTGATAAGCGTCCTTATGATGCAGCTCATCCCGAATATCGAAGCTTACCTATCGTTGGTCCAAGCCATGGAGGAGAACCTGAATTAATTGCAGCCCAAAATCCAGATGTAGTCTTCAAGTGTGACAGCGAAATCGGAAATTTGGACGCCTTACAAGAACAGATAGGCATTCCAGTTATAGGTCTTAATATTGGAACTTTGGATAGTTCTGAAGATCGTCAACTATACTATGAAGCATTGACGCTCATAGGTCAAGTTTTACATAAAGAAGACCGTGCAACAGAACTAATTGATTACGTTGAACAATGCGTTAGTGACCTTGACTCCAGAACTAACAGCATACCTGATTCAGAAAAGCCCACTGTTTATGCAGGAGGAATTTCTCACCGTGGAAGCCATGGAATAACATCTACTCGAGCTGGATTTACTCCATTTGAACTAACAAACTCAAAGAACGTAATCACTCTTGATATGACTGACGGAATACCAGACACTGTAACCATAGATGCAGAAATCATACCTGGTCTTAATCCTGACATGATATTTTGTGATTATAATGGTCTAGACCTAATCATAGAAGATATACAAAATCACATGGATATCTACGGCGATTTAGCAGCAATACAAAACAACCAGACTTACGCATTTTGGCCCCAGTCATCTTATGCTCAAAACAATGAACTGTTACTAATAGATTGTTACTACATTGGAGCCACAATATACCCCGATTACTTTGCTGACATAGCCCTTTCTGAAAAGGCTAATGAAATCTTCAATGTTTTCCTTGGGCAGGACCTTTTCGACCAAATGGAACAAAATTTGGGCGATTTAGGCTATGTGAACATAATGCCTTAA
- a CDS encoding dihydropteroate synthase-like protein translates to MKVLLVTGALAENSVKHYAQKSNVETQVLKLPIQVAALLKLPNIAKQLQKTSLKDVDAILVPGLIRGDTSVVTDCVGVKTFKGPRYAADLPTVLDSLEKIELSTVTPACDLLREELQRKALQELELVENNKEQLLKKPGNMAIKNLAFGKDFPMRVMAEIVDAPLMSCEELQRTAKRYVKSGAHIIDIGMIAGDPRPTQAQQAVETVKEVVNVPISIDTLDPIESRAAVSAGANLILSLDAGNLKEVASFASEVAVVAIPTNQREGYFPKTVDDRVAFMEQIISKARKLGVNNILADLIVEPMNVLRSFVAFGEFSKRNPEVPLFVGATNFTELIDADSVGVNALLATLSSEVNGSILLATEKSTKNKGTIRELATASKMMFLAKKRGSVPKDLGLDLLILKDKRLRQEPYNTEMEADAQVVFATERRDPEVMDEKGIFKIAVDHIAGNIVALYLTDDQAEKPTIVIKGKSAENVFSKIEEMKLITRMDHAAYLGRELAKAEIALKTKKEYIQDQPLFKESFDF, encoded by the coding sequence ATGAAAGTACTATTGGTAACTGGTGCCCTTGCAGAAAATTCTGTAAAACATTATGCCCAAAAAAGCAATGTAGAAACTCAGGTTCTAAAGTTGCCCATTCAAGTTGCGGCGTTACTTAAACTGCCTAATATTGCAAAACAGCTCCAAAAAACTAGCCTAAAAGACGTTGATGCAATCTTAGTTCCAGGTCTTATTCGCGGTGACACAAGTGTTGTTACGGATTGTGTTGGCGTTAAAACATTTAAGGGTCCACGTTATGCTGCTGATTTGCCTACTGTTTTGGATTCGTTGGAAAAAATTGAGCTGTCTACAGTAACTCCTGCATGTGATTTGCTCAGAGAAGAGCTTCAACGCAAAGCCTTACAGGAGCTGGAGTTGGTAGAAAACAACAAAGAACAGCTACTAAAAAAGCCTGGAAACATGGCTATCAAAAACTTGGCCTTTGGCAAAGACTTTCCCATGCGGGTTATGGCAGAAATTGTTGATGCGCCTTTGATGTCTTGTGAGGAGCTTCAAAGAACTGCAAAACGTTACGTAAAATCTGGTGCCCACATAATCGACATCGGCATGATTGCCGGCGACCCAAGGCCCACACAAGCCCAACAAGCAGTTGAAACAGTAAAAGAAGTTGTTAACGTTCCAATAAGCATCGACACCCTCGACCCCATTGAATCACGGGCTGCTGTTTCTGCAGGGGCTAATTTGATTCTTAGTTTAGATGCTGGAAACCTCAAAGAAGTTGCCTCCTTTGCCTCTGAGGTTGCAGTTGTTGCAATTCCTACAAATCAACGGGAAGGATATTTCCCAAAAACTGTCGATGATCGGGTAGCTTTTATGGAACAAATCATCTCAAAAGCTCGAAAACTTGGAGTAAACAACATTTTAGCTGATTTAATTGTTGAACCCATGAACGTTTTGCGCTCTTTTGTTGCTTTTGGTGAGTTTTCTAAGCGCAATCCTGAGGTTCCCTTGTTTGTGGGGGCTACTAACTTTACAGAATTAATTGATGCAGACTCTGTGGGTGTAAACGCTTTGCTTGCTACTTTATCTTCTGAAGTAAACGGAAGCATACTATTAGCAACAGAAAAAAGCACCAAAAACAAAGGGACAATACGTGAGCTGGCTACTGCATCTAAAATGATGTTTTTGGCAAAAAAACGAGGCTCAGTCCCCAAAGATTTAGGTTTAGACCTTCTAATCCTCAAAGACAAACGATTACGGCAAGAACCCTACAACACCGAAATGGAAGCGGACGCCCAAGTTGTTTTTGCAACTGAAAGACGTGATCCAGAAGTAATGGATGAAAAAGGAATTTTCAAAATCGCCGTTGACCATATTGCTGGAAACATTGTTGCGTTATATCTCACAGATGACCAAGCTGAAAAACCAACCATTGTAATCAAAGGCAAAAGTGCAGAAAATGTGTTTTCCAAAATTGAAGAAATGAAGCTAATAACGCGGATGGATCATGCTGCGTATCTGGGGCGAGAACTTGCAAAAGCTGAGATTGCCCTGAAAACGAAAAAAGAGTATATTCAGGATCAACCTTTGTTCAAGGAATCATTTGATTTTTGA
- a CDS encoding SMC family ATPase, giving the protein MKLESLKLENIRSHVKTVVPFVEGFNCLVGGLGQGKSTVLYAIDFVLFGEPIGRSYEYLLREDAQQGKVTAEFVHNGKSYKIQRALERKGKGISQDTDHLKLYKDGKLVASNRNDAVLEELTALTGLDKDIFREIIWVRQEHLKELIDITPRQRQTKLDKLFGLSNYDVAWSNLHQYERDYAVEKRVLEQDVDVIRVGKLEENYNSAVEEFSTITSQIHDAKQNLTDVESALTDASERLESLEDMRKTTEELQRKRVQLTTNLGNLGYQIRKISVQNQTEKRRLESLKQQLNQMETKQKDSQTMLQEIGWNPDKPLTEHQKQLSLIEDQLRTIRVEQGTTQKEMQTSEANISSIVAENKCPRCLQELTGDYKDSLKKNLQKEKTQKQKLLTELQQKLDELRNIQSKASTAVSNLQQVLGRIEDTTRQITEKQELLRQNCAEIQKAREEENSIKKQLEKTNAEIACFDVTELDSARKNKETFLTRHRDAKNELANLERKKCDLASRVDDLTERLDVVQKKIERKERITKLSEIIDRIRVAYRSIQPKLRKEFVTYLQLAVQQMLDNLVGDLGPLLTVEIDETYSPLVNSQEGHEREVSNLSGGERTLLAFAYRIGLGQLIMQAKTGHGLYMLLLDEPTESLGREDGSVDRLAEAISRLKSIEQIIAVTHNESFAEKAEHVIRIEKQNGESQVYIDK; this is encoded by the coding sequence TTGAAACTAGAGTCCCTAAAACTAGAAAACATAAGATCCCACGTTAAAACGGTGGTTCCGTTTGTTGAGGGCTTCAATTGTTTGGTTGGGGGACTGGGGCAGGGAAAATCTACCGTATTGTATGCTATTGATTTTGTTTTGTTTGGGGAACCTATTGGCAGAAGTTACGAGTATTTGCTCAGGGAAGATGCTCAACAAGGTAAAGTTACTGCCGAGTTTGTTCATAACGGCAAAAGTTACAAGATTCAGCGAGCCTTGGAACGAAAAGGAAAAGGTATCAGCCAAGACACTGATCATCTTAAGCTTTACAAAGATGGAAAGTTGGTTGCCAGTAACAGAAATGATGCTGTTTTGGAAGAATTAACTGCCTTGACCGGATTAGATAAAGACATTTTTCGTGAAATCATTTGGGTGCGCCAAGAACACCTTAAAGAATTGATAGACATTACTCCTCGGCAGCGTCAAACAAAACTGGATAAACTGTTTGGTCTTTCTAATTATGATGTTGCGTGGAGCAATCTGCACCAGTATGAACGAGATTACGCAGTGGAAAAAAGAGTTCTAGAACAAGACGTAGACGTAATTCGCGTAGGCAAACTTGAAGAGAACTATAATAGTGCAGTTGAAGAGTTCTCAACAATAACAAGCCAAATCCATGATGCAAAACAAAACCTAACAGATGTAGAGTCTGCACTTACGGACGCTTCTGAGCGTCTGGAAAGTTTGGAAGATATGCGAAAAACCACTGAAGAGTTACAAAGAAAAAGAGTTCAACTAACAACTAATCTTGGCAATCTTGGATACCAGATAAGAAAGATTTCGGTTCAAAACCAAACAGAAAAAAGACGCTTAGAAAGCCTGAAACAACAGCTAAACCAGATGGAGACCAAACAAAAAGACAGTCAAACCATGCTTCAAGAAATTGGTTGGAACCCAGATAAACCGTTAACGGAACACCAAAAACAGTTATCCCTTATTGAAGACCAACTACGAACCATCCGTGTTGAGCAAGGAACCACTCAAAAGGAAATGCAAACCTCGGAAGCAAACATTTCAAGCATAGTTGCGGAGAACAAGTGTCCACGGTGTTTGCAGGAATTAACTGGTGATTATAAGGATAGCCTAAAAAAGAATCTACAAAAGGAAAAGACGCAAAAACAAAAACTGTTAACTGAACTGCAACAAAAGCTGGATGAACTAAGAAATATTCAAAGCAAAGCCAGCACAGCAGTTTCAAATCTACAACAGGTTCTTGGCAGAATTGAGGACACAACGCGGCAGATTACAGAAAAACAGGAATTGCTACGCCAAAATTGTGCAGAAATCCAAAAAGCCCGCGAAGAAGAAAACAGCATCAAAAAACAACTTGAAAAAACTAATGCAGAAATCGCCTGTTTTGATGTAACGGAATTAGATTCTGCCCGAAAAAACAAAGAAACTTTCCTCACTAGGCATCGGGATGCAAAAAATGAACTAGCTAATTTGGAAAGAAAAAAATGTGATTTGGCGTCACGGGTAGATGATTTAACAGAGCGGTTGGATGTTGTTCAGAAAAAGATTGAACGAAAAGAAAGAATCACCAAGCTTTCGGAGATAATTGACCGCATACGGGTTGCTTACAGGAGCATTCAGCCTAAACTGCGAAAAGAGTTTGTTACATATCTGCAACTTGCTGTTCAACAGATGCTAGACAACCTAGTTGGCGATTTAGGACCCCTGTTAACTGTAGAAATTGATGAAACATATTCGCCGTTGGTTAACAGTCAAGAAGGGCACGAACGAGAAGTTTCAAACCTCTCAGGAGGGGAACGTACCCTTCTTGCTTTTGCGTATCGTATAGGGTTGGGGCAGTTAATCATGCAAGCAAAAACGGGTCATGGACTGTACATGCTTTTGCTGGATGAACCCACCGAAAGCTTAGGGCGAGAAGACGGCTCTGTAGACAGGCTCGCAGAAGCAATAAGTCGCTTAAAATCTATTGAGCAAATAATTGCAGTGACTCACAATGAATCTTTTGCAGAAAAAGCCGAACATGTAATCCGCATCGAAAAACAAAACGGAGAAAGCCAAGTTTACATCGACAAGTAA
- a CDS encoding dihydromethanopterin reductase (acceptor) produces the protein MVYHVAWAITGAGHFLEETFNVINELVKNQKITVTTFLSSAGKQVVQTYGLWNKLNEVSSGGHLQEIVTESTKDPAFSSAGRFILDMYDVLIVSPATGNTVAKFVYGIADSLVTNLIAQAQKANVPVYVVPTDQKEGYVETTLPYRINKQSCKICEPCSVIDVCSYSAVKISNGAPKISAVLCQGCGLCIEACPYGAVKFGEKKKLWIRTVDAQNVQKLKGMNNVTILENPKQILSLIEKLQSRCNK, from the coding sequence ATGGTTTATCATGTTGCGTGGGCGATAACTGGGGCAGGTCATTTTTTGGAAGAAACATTTAATGTAATCAATGAATTGGTGAAAAACCAAAAAATTACTGTTACAACCTTTTTGTCTTCGGCAGGAAAACAAGTAGTACAAACATATGGTCTTTGGAACAAACTCAATGAAGTTTCTTCTGGAGGTCACCTTCAAGAAATAGTAACTGAATCCACAAAAGATCCTGCATTTTCTTCCGCTGGTCGATTTATTTTGGATATGTATGATGTGTTGATTGTTTCACCTGCAACGGGAAACACCGTTGCAAAATTTGTTTATGGAATCGCAGACAGCCTAGTTACAAACCTTATTGCCCAGGCACAAAAAGCCAACGTTCCAGTATACGTGGTTCCAACAGACCAAAAAGAAGGCTACGTTGAAACAACATTGCCTTACCGCATAAACAAACAAAGCTGCAAAATCTGCGAACCATGTTCTGTAATTGACGTTTGTTCGTATTCTGCAGTGAAAATTTCCAATGGGGCACCTAAAATTAGCGCAGTTTTGTGTCAAGGCTGTGGCTTATGCATAGAAGCATGCCCGTATGGCGCGGTGAAATTTGGCGAAAAAAAGAAACTGTGGATTAGAACAGTAGACGCCCAAAATGTGCAGAAACTTAAGGGGATGAACAACGTGACCATTCTTGAAAATCCAAAACAGATACTGTCTTTAATTGAAAAATTACAATCTAGGTGCAACAAATGA
- a CDS encoding acetylserotonin O-methyltransferase codes for MKNVENLINPPSSDSKEFSSLVASSMQGLKQYYLLVSAWELGIFEHTVSPLTYQELAQQMGSHEIMTKLFCEALAEIEMLTKKDDKYSNSPLASNYLVPSSYLYKTKTLEMLEKNAKRWAKLSKIIKEGPIERKRTAMFGGGRVIRIAESGEAGSVFNVIDVAKKHLDIQRWRKIIDVGGGHGLYAIAFSALNPELEAFVFDQPHVTPITTQYIDNYNAKKVHVISGDYNKDSIGKGYDAIFSSFNQTCSDPKFIPIFFEALNLSGDLILRRHKEKTHVDPLQTLDWNLVHFEGRKLGVNPHYSGKFIRKADYIKRLEEAGFSVHANVPVDEGSELIFARKPLP; via the coding sequence ATGAAAAATGTTGAAAATCTAATAAATCCACCATCTTCTGACTCTAAAGAATTTTCTAGTTTAGTTGCCAGTTCGATGCAAGGATTAAAACAGTATTACCTTCTAGTTAGCGCATGGGAGCTTGGGATCTTTGAGCACACGGTTTCCCCCCTAACGTATCAAGAACTAGCCCAACAGATGGGTTCCCACGAAATTATGACAAAACTATTTTGTGAGGCATTAGCAGAAATAGAGATGCTCACAAAAAAAGATGACAAGTATAGCAACTCCCCTTTAGCAAGTAACTATCTAGTTCCCTCATCTTATCTGTATAAAACCAAAACCCTTGAAATGCTGGAAAAAAATGCCAAACGTTGGGCAAAGTTGTCCAAAATAATCAAAGAAGGCCCAATTGAAAGAAAAAGAACTGCTATGTTTGGTGGCGGTAGGGTTATTCGTATTGCTGAATCAGGTGAAGCTGGTTCTGTCTTTAATGTTATAGACGTTGCAAAAAAGCATTTAGACATTCAACGTTGGAGAAAAATAATTGATGTCGGTGGAGGACATGGACTTTATGCGATTGCGTTTTCCGCTCTTAATCCTGAACTTGAGGCTTTTGTTTTTGACCAGCCACATGTAACTCCGATAACTACTCAGTATATTGATAATTATAACGCAAAAAAAGTTCATGTTATCTCAGGTGACTATAACAAAGACAGCATCGGAAAAGGTTATGATGCAATCTTTTCATCCTTTAATCAAACTTGCAGTGATCCAAAATTTATTCCAATATTTTTTGAGGCACTAAATCTTAGCGGAGATTTAATTTTACGCAGACACAAAGAAAAAACTCACGTAGACCCCTTACAAACTCTGGACTGGAACTTGGTGCACTTTGAAGGCCGAAAACTTGGTGTAAATCCTCATTATTCTGGAAAGTTCATACGAAAAGCTGATTACATTAAACGTTTAGAAGAAGCAGGTTTTTCGGTTCACGCAAACGTTCCAGTTGATGAAGGCTCTGAACTCATTTTTGCACGTAAACCTCTACCATAG
- a CDS encoding ABC transporter permease codes for MIELSHVTKSLRIAWAIGQKDIREYYCRPGSLIFGVLFPFSMFLSFLVGRNIPVYQAIPILVAQTLFFSSSSIGPITIPIERRLRTFDRFLCAPVSLKTILFGKTLAGFIYGICISVIPIIVGVLFFQSTITNLLALIVALCLSAFAFAGMGLMFASIPSTHPGQVMMPMNFVRIPLLFISGVFIPISDLPVWGQIISVFSPLTHTIELVKLGLGEEVIFGPIINVPILVIYLFFFLFVGIRFHMMNQKKE; via the coding sequence ATGATTGAATTGTCTCATGTTACAAAATCCCTTCGTATTGCGTGGGCCATTGGACAAAAGGACATAAGAGAATACTATTGCAGACCGGGGTCATTGATCTTTGGTGTACTGTTTCCGTTTTCTATGTTTTTGTCGTTCTTGGTTGGACGAAATATACCTGTTTATCAGGCTATTCCGATACTTGTTGCTCAAACTTTGTTTTTTTCTTCATCGTCTATTGGACCAATAACAATACCCATAGAAAGAAGGCTTCGCACCTTTGATCGCTTTTTATGTGCTCCTGTTTCATTAAAAACGATCTTGTTTGGAAAAACACTTGCAGGATTCATCTACGGCATATGCATATCGGTGATTCCAATAATTGTGGGCGTTCTATTCTTCCAATCAACAATTACAAATCTTCTGGCACTGATTGTTGCACTTTGCCTTTCTGCCTTTGCTTTTGCTGGAATGGGTCTTATGTTTGCATCCATTCCAAGTACCCATCCTGGACAAGTCATGATGCCCATGAACTTTGTTCGCATTCCTTTATTGTTCATTAGTGGTGTTTTCATTCCAATCAGTGATCTGCCTGTATGGGGACAAATCATATCGGTTTTTTCTCCATTAACTCACACTATTGAGCTTGTTAAATTAGGTCTGGGAGAAGAAGTAATTTTTGGACCCATCATCAATGTCCCGATTTTGGTAATTTATCTGTTTTTCTTCCTTTTCGTAGGAATTCGTTTTCACATGATGAATCAGAAGAAAGAATGA